A window from Physeter macrocephalus isolate SW-GA chromosome 11, ASM283717v5, whole genome shotgun sequence encodes these proteins:
- the CALM1 gene encoding calmodulin-1 has protein sequence MADQLTEEQIAEFKEAFSLFDKDGDGTITTKELGTVMRSLGQNPTEAELQDMINEVDADGNGTIDFPEFLTMMARKMKDTDSEEEIREAFRVFDKDGNGYISAAELRHVMTNLGEKLTDEEVDEMIREADIDGDGQVNYEEFVQMMTAK, from the exons ATG GCTGATCAGCTCACCGAAGAACAGATTGCTG aattcaAGGAAGCTTTCTCCCTATTTGACAAAGATGGCGATGGCACCATCACAACAAAGGAACTTGGAACTGTCATGAGGTCACTGGGTCAGAACCCAACAGAAGCCGAATTGCAGGATATGATCAACGAAGTGGACGCTGATG gTAATGGCACCATTGATTTCCCAGAATTTTTGACTATGATGgctagaaaaatgaaagatacaGACAGTGAAGAAGAAATCCGCGAGGCATTCCGAGTCTTTGACAAG GATGGCAATGGTTACATCAGTGCTGCAGAACTACGTCACGTCATGACAAACTTAGGAGAAAAACTAACAGATGAAGAAGTAGATGAAATGATCAGAGAAGCAGATATTGATGGTGATGGACAAGTCAACTACGAAG aATTCGTACAGATGATGACTGCAAAATGA